Proteins from a genomic interval of Streptomyces sp. NBC_01445:
- a CDS encoding ECF transporter S component, translating to MKTAPGTGRPDRQARAVRLGPRSVVALLLVSAVGVAAFGWPLLAGPSSQVSAHAQDAPWLFAGLLVLLVGVVAAAVSEGGVGPKAVAMLGVLAATGAALRPIGAGTAGIEPMFFLMVLSGRVLGPGFGFVLGSVTMFASALLTGGVGPWMPFQMLSMGWFTMGAGLLPGPDRLRGRAEVLMLAAYGFLAAFAYGTVMNLAGWPFLDSLSSSVAFQAGAPLHENLVRFLAYCLATSLGWDLGRAALTVVLTVTVGPALLRALRRATRRAAFEAPVTFEGTEP from the coding sequence ATGAAGACCGCACCCGGGACCGGGCGCCCCGACCGCCAGGCCCGCGCCGTACGTCTCGGCCCCCGCTCCGTGGTGGCCCTGCTCCTCGTGAGTGCCGTGGGGGTGGCCGCCTTCGGGTGGCCGCTGCTCGCGGGCCCTTCGTCGCAGGTCAGCGCACATGCGCAGGACGCGCCCTGGCTGTTCGCGGGGCTGCTCGTCCTGCTGGTGGGCGTGGTGGCGGCCGCCGTCTCCGAGGGCGGGGTCGGGCCCAAGGCAGTGGCGATGCTCGGGGTGCTTGCCGCGACGGGCGCCGCGCTGCGCCCGATCGGGGCGGGGACCGCCGGGATCGAGCCGATGTTCTTCCTGATGGTGCTGAGCGGGCGGGTGCTCGGGCCGGGCTTCGGGTTCGTGCTCGGGTCCGTGACCATGTTCGCGTCCGCGCTGCTCACCGGCGGTGTCGGTCCGTGGATGCCGTTCCAGATGCTGTCGATGGGCTGGTTCACGATGGGCGCGGGTCTGCTCCCCGGCCCGGACCGGCTGCGCGGCCGCGCCGAGGTGCTGATGCTGGCGGCGTACGGGTTCCTCGCCGCGTTCGCGTACGGCACCGTCATGAACCTGGCCGGCTGGCCGTTCCTGGACTCGCTGTCGTCGAGCGTCGCGTTCCAGGCGGGCGCCCCGCTGCACGAGAACCTGGTCCGCTTCCTCGCCTACTGCCTGGCCACGTCGCTGGGCTGGGACCTGGGCCGGGCAGCCCTGACCGTCGTCCTCACCGTCACCGTCGGCCCGGCGCTCCTGAGGGCGCTGCGGCGGGCCACGCGCCGGGCCGCGTTCGAGGCCCCGGTCACATTCGAGGGCACCGAGCCGTAG